The Sphingosinithalassobacter sp. CS137 genome includes a region encoding these proteins:
- a CDS encoding family 43 glycosylhydrolase produces the protein MKLHRRDALLAAIAAGMPFPAFARAPEECLAESPQWRRGFDNQRVADRGDGTFLNPLMSGDHPDPSILKDGADYYMTFSTFESYPGLVIWHSRDLVNWQPVTAALTKDIGSVWAPELCKHDGRYFLYIPARTASYRSSYVAWADDIRGPWSDPIDLHLPDHIDPGHAVAEDGSRWLFLSGGDRVPLTPDGLATAGPVEHVYDPWRYPADWVVEGFAPEGPKITRHGDYFYLITAVGGTAGPPTGHMVIAARARSLHGPWEHCPHNPLVRTTSVDERWWSRGHATLVEGPDGGWWSVYHGYENGFWTLGRQTLLDPVEWTPDGWFRMTGGDLSQPIAKPAGGVPVPHGQPLSDDFATLALGTKWNFFRPAADERSRIGIADNTLHLAARGTAPSSSSPLLLVAGDLGYCFECDIEIDPGGVAGLILFYDDRLYCGLGFDSARFVTHQYGIERARPANPHGRAMRMRVTNDRHIVTYDTSGDGGRTWRRFDRGMEVSGYHHNVRGGFLMLRPGLYSAGEGTARFRNFSFRAL, from the coding sequence ATGAAGCTGCATCGCCGCGACGCGCTGCTGGCCGCCATCGCCGCCGGCATGCCCTTCCCCGCCTTCGCCCGCGCTCCCGAGGAGTGCCTGGCGGAATCGCCGCAGTGGCGCCGCGGTTTCGATAATCAGCGGGTCGCCGATCGCGGCGACGGCACCTTCCTCAATCCGCTGATGTCGGGCGACCATCCCGATCCTTCGATCCTGAAGGACGGTGCCGATTATTACATGACCTTCTCCACCTTCGAATCCTATCCCGGCCTGGTCATCTGGCACTCGCGCGACCTGGTGAACTGGCAACCGGTCACGGCGGCGCTGACGAAAGACATCGGTTCGGTCTGGGCGCCCGAACTCTGCAAGCATGACGGCCGCTATTTCCTCTACATCCCGGCGCGCACCGCCAGCTACCGGTCGAGCTATGTCGCCTGGGCCGACGATATTCGCGGCCCGTGGAGCGATCCGATCGACCTGCATCTGCCCGACCATATCGATCCGGGCCACGCCGTCGCCGAGGACGGGTCGCGCTGGCTCTTCCTGTCGGGCGGCGATCGCGTGCCGCTCACCCCCGACGGCCTGGCCACCGCCGGTCCGGTCGAACATGTCTATGACCCCTGGCGCTATCCGGCCGACTGGGTGGTCGAGGGCTTCGCGCCCGAGGGGCCGAAGATCACGCGCCACGGCGACTATTTCTATCTGATCACCGCCGTCGGCGGGACTGCCGGGCCGCCCACCGGCCATATGGTGATCGCCGCACGCGCACGATCGCTGCACGGCCCGTGGGAACATTGCCCGCACAACCCGCTGGTCCGCACCACCAGCGTCGACGAGCGCTGGTGGTCGCGCGGCCATGCCACGCTGGTCGAGGGGCCGGACGGCGGCTGGTGGTCGGTCTATCACGGCTATGAGAACGGCTTCTGGACGTTGGGACGGCAGACGTTGCTCGATCCGGTCGAATGGACCCCCGACGGCTGGTTCCGCATGACCGGCGGCGACCTGTCGCAGCCGATCGCCAAGCCTGCGGGCGGCGTGCCCGTTCCGCACGGCCAGCCGCTGTCGGACGATTTCGCCACGCTCGCGCTCGGTACCAAATGGAATTTCTTCCGCCCCGCCGCGGACGAGCGCAGTCGCATCGGCATCGCCGACAACACGCTGCACCTCGCGGCGCGCGGGACGGCGCCGAGCAGTTCGTCTCCGCTGCTGCTGGTCGCGGGCGATCTCGGCTATTGCTTCGAATGCGACATCGAAATCGATCCGGGCGGCGTCGCCGGGCTGATCCTGTTCTACGACGACAGGCTCTATTGCGGGCTGGGCTTCGACAGCGCGCGCTTCGTCACGCACCAATATGGCATCGAGCGCGCCCGACCCGCGAACCCGCACGGGCGCGCGATGCGGATGCGAGTCACCAACGATCGCCACATCGTCACGTATGACACCAGCGGGGACGGCGGCCGGACCTGGCGCCGCTTCGATCGCGGCATGGAAGTCTCGGGCTACCACCACAATGTTCGCGGCGGATTCCTGATGCTGCGGCCGGGCCTCTATTCGGCCGGCGAGGGCACGGCGCGGTTCCGCAACTTCAGCTTCCGCGCGCTCTAG
- a CDS encoding general secretion pathway protein GspK, protein MKRRPEPDEAGMILVNVLMFVAIASAMVLLMINREALALDGAVRMREASRALAIARGGELSVLVALRRDAEEAPDSDHRGEAWANLGERGVAIEGGSFDLAVSDAQGRFNINLVRSGDAAPLILFQTIAQEAGASREQILKLVELVRLTGPVTDIRPLRAAGLDAELAARLERLVTALPGRTSINLNAADQEMLRILFRDAVVAERLAAVRDRQGYLTPEDLAEQNVTMPFGTGFRSETFWVRTRATIGDTSQEIATLVQRRRSDGVAEAMPVERWRGAAVPPGAPPLAQAD, encoded by the coding sequence ATGAAGCGTCGGCCCGAGCCCGACGAGGCGGGCATGATCCTCGTCAACGTGCTCATGTTCGTTGCGATCGCCAGCGCCATGGTGCTGCTGATGATCAATCGCGAGGCGCTCGCGCTCGATGGAGCGGTGCGGATGCGCGAGGCGTCGCGGGCGCTCGCAATCGCCCGGGGGGGCGAGCTTTCCGTGCTGGTCGCGCTCCGCCGCGACGCGGAGGAGGCGCCCGACAGCGATCATCGCGGCGAGGCCTGGGCCAACCTGGGCGAGCGCGGTGTCGCGATCGAGGGCGGCAGCTTCGACCTTGCCGTTTCGGACGCGCAGGGCCGCTTCAACATCAATCTGGTGCGCTCGGGCGATGCGGCCCCGCTGATCCTCTTCCAGACGATTGCCCAGGAGGCGGGCGCAAGCCGCGAGCAGATCCTGAAGCTGGTCGAGCTGGTGCGGCTCACCGGCCCTGTGACCGACATTCGCCCGCTGCGCGCCGCCGGCCTCGATGCCGAGCTCGCCGCGCGGCTCGAGCGGCTGGTGACGGCGCTGCCCGGCCGCACGTCGATCAATCTCAACGCGGCCGATCAGGAAATGCTGCGCATTCTCTTTCGCGACGCGGTCGTGGCGGAGCGGCTCGCAGCGGTGCGCGACCGGCAGGGCTATCTCACGCCGGAGGATCTCGCGGAGCAGAATGTCACCATGCCGTTCGGCACGGGGTTTCGCTCCGAAACCTTCTGGGTGCGGACCCGCGCCACGATCGGCGACACCAGCCAGGAAATCGCCACGCTCGTCCAGCGGCGAAGGAGCGATGGGGTCGCGGAGGCGATGCCGGTCGAGCGGTGGCGCGGCGCGGCGGTCCCGCCCGGTGCGCCGCCGCTCGCGCAAGCCGATTGA
- a CDS encoding type II secretion system protein GspJ, whose translation MTRAPSGAAGEHGFTLLELMISLALFALIAVAGLALVQSIMGVQGRTEARLDRVQQLQRSMYVLTSDFDQIARGRLSGEGAGISFTRAAPGLGGPPVPMRYDASGGALVRSIGPVPQLLLPGVTAARWRFWNGEWVDRWPADDTQPDAWPRAVEVEMQVATPGGPGGVLRRVIVLPERPEEPAA comes from the coding sequence GTGACTCGGGCGCCGTCCGGAGCGGCGGGCGAGCACGGCTTCACGCTTCTCGAACTGATGATCTCGCTGGCGCTGTTCGCACTGATCGCAGTCGCGGGGCTGGCGCTGGTGCAGAGCATCATGGGGGTGCAGGGACGCACCGAGGCGCGGCTCGACCGAGTCCAGCAGCTCCAGCGCAGCATGTATGTTCTCACCAGCGACTTCGATCAGATCGCTCGTGGCCGGCTTTCGGGGGAAGGGGCGGGCATCTCGTTCACACGTGCCGCGCCGGGCCTCGGCGGTCCGCCGGTGCCGATGCGCTACGATGCCTCGGGCGGCGCGCTGGTGCGCAGCATCGGGCCGGTGCCGCAACTTCTTCTGCCGGGAGTGACGGCGGCGCGATGGCGCTTCTGGAATGGCGAGTGGGTCGATCGCTGGCCGGCCGACGATACCCAGCCGGATGCATGGCCGCGCGCGGTCGAAGTCGAGATGCAGGTCGCGACGCCGGGCGGGCCGGGCGGCGTGCTCCGCCGTGTCATCGTCCTGCCCGAACGGCCCGAGGAGCCTGCGGCATGA
- a CDS encoding FAD-dependent oxidoreductase, translating into MRHIAVIGSGPAGYYTAEACQKQFGEECRVDILDRLPVPFGLIRSGVAPDHQSIKGVSRRYEKVALTDSVRFVGNVTIGADVSVEELRGLYDAVVLATGAPNDRPLDVPGAALPGVVGSAAFVGWYNGHPDFADLAPPLDGPGAVVIGNGNVALDVARILAKDESEFEGADIVAHALAELRGSGIETITILGRRGPHQIAMTPKELGELGELARAAPIVDSADLPPPDADAALDPGQRKSVGHLRAFAAGGADASKPIRIVFDFFAQPVAIEGEDRAERVLVERTRLDASGRAQGTGETYAIPASLVVSCIGYRTPPIEGVPYDDRAGRFANDEGRVLPGLYAVGWARRGPTGTIGTNRPDGFAIAEKIAADMPGDSGKPGRPGLDSLLAERGVDLVTFRDWQKIDTAEIAAARAGAPREKFTTIERMLDARTS; encoded by the coding sequence ATGCGCCATATTGCCGTGATCGGATCCGGCCCCGCCGGCTATTACACCGCCGAGGCCTGTCAGAAGCAATTCGGCGAGGAGTGCCGGGTCGATATCCTCGATCGCCTGCCCGTCCCCTTCGGCCTGATCCGCTCCGGCGTCGCGCCCGATCACCAGTCGATCAAGGGCGTTTCGCGACGCTATGAGAAGGTCGCCCTCACCGACAGCGTCCGCTTCGTCGGCAACGTCACGATCGGCGCCGACGTGAGCGTCGAGGAACTGCGCGGCCTCTACGACGCGGTAGTGCTGGCGACCGGCGCCCCCAACGACCGTCCGCTCGACGTTCCGGGAGCCGCCCTGCCCGGCGTGGTCGGATCGGCGGCGTTCGTCGGCTGGTACAACGGCCATCCGGATTTCGCCGATCTCGCCCCGCCGCTCGATGGCCCAGGGGCAGTCGTGATCGGCAACGGCAATGTCGCGCTCGATGTCGCGCGCATCCTTGCCAAGGATGAAAGCGAGTTCGAGGGAGCCGATATCGTTGCCCATGCGCTCGCCGAGCTCCGCGGCTCCGGGATCGAGACGATCACCATCCTCGGCCGCCGCGGTCCGCATCAGATCGCGATGACTCCCAAGGAGCTCGGCGAACTGGGCGAGCTCGCCCGCGCCGCGCCGATCGTCGACTCGGCCGATCTGCCGCCGCCGGACGCCGACGCAGCACTCGATCCGGGCCAGCGCAAGTCCGTCGGTCATCTGCGCGCATTCGCGGCCGGAGGCGCAGACGCAAGCAAGCCGATCCGCATCGTCTTCGATTTCTTCGCCCAGCCGGTTGCGATCGAAGGCGAAGATCGCGCCGAGCGCGTGCTCGTCGAGCGCACGCGGCTCGATGCCAGCGGCCGGGCGCAGGGCACCGGCGAAACCTATGCGATCCCCGCATCGCTCGTCGTGAGCTGCATCGGCTATCGCACGCCGCCGATCGAGGGCGTCCCCTATGACGATCGCGCCGGCCGCTTCGCCAATGACGAAGGGCGCGTATTGCCCGGTCTCTATGCCGTCGGCTGGGCGCGGCGCGGCCCGACCGGCACGATCGGCACCAACCGGCCAGACGGCTTCGCGATCGCCGAGAAGATCGCCGCGGACATGCCGGGCGACAGCGGCAAGCCGGGCCGCCCGGGCCTCGATTCGCTGCTCGCCGAACGCGGGGTCGACCTCGTCACCTTCCGCGACTGGCAGAAGATCGACACCGCCGAGATCGCCGCCGCGCGCGCGGGCGCCCCACGCGAGAAGTTCACGACGATCGAACGAATGCTGGACGCGCGCACTTCATGA
- a CDS encoding HpcH/HpaI aldolase/citrate lyase family protein, translated as MSGRPPLRSLLFIPGDSEKKLAKVDGCGADAVILDLEDAVAPANKPAARRLVAEFLAARPREGRSLRIWVRVNPFDTGLTLEDLAAVAGGAPDGIMQPKTDGPADVARLSHYLDAFEAANGTAAGSTGIIPVATETARAPFHLGAFATAGLARLAGLTWGAEDLAAAVGASTNRGADGEWAFTYKMARSLCLLAAHAAGVPAIETLHGDFRDEEGLRASCRAARSEGFTGRLAIHPAQVAAINESFLPSEAEIAFARRVQAAFAAAPGTGTVGLDGKMLDIPHLKAAQRVLAQAEAFGVG; from the coding sequence ATGAGCGGACGGCCGCCCCTGCGCTCGCTGCTGTTCATTCCGGGCGACAGCGAGAAGAAGCTGGCGAAGGTCGACGGCTGCGGCGCCGACGCCGTGATCCTCGACCTTGAGGATGCGGTCGCACCGGCCAACAAGCCCGCCGCGCGGCGGCTGGTCGCCGAATTCCTCGCGGCGCGGCCGCGCGAAGGGCGCTCGCTCCGGATCTGGGTGCGGGTCAATCCGTTCGATACCGGGCTGACGCTCGAGGATCTGGCGGCGGTCGCGGGCGGCGCGCCCGACGGGATCATGCAGCCGAAGACCGACGGCCCGGCCGACGTCGCGCGGCTTTCGCATTATCTCGACGCGTTCGAGGCGGCGAACGGCACCGCCGCCGGATCGACCGGGATCATCCCGGTGGCGACCGAGACGGCGCGCGCGCCCTTCCACCTCGGCGCGTTCGCCACGGCTGGGCTCGCGCGGCTCGCCGGGCTGACCTGGGGGGCGGAGGATCTGGCCGCGGCGGTGGGCGCGAGCACCAATCGCGGCGCCGACGGCGAATGGGCCTTCACCTACAAGATGGCGCGCTCGCTGTGCCTGCTCGCCGCGCACGCCGCCGGAGTGCCGGCGATCGAGACGCTGCATGGCGATTTTCGCGACGAGGAAGGGCTGCGCGCATCGTGCCGCGCCGCGCGCAGCGAAGGCTTCACCGGGCGGCTCGCGATCCACCCGGCGCAGGTCGCCGCGATCAACGAGAGCTTCCTGCCATCCGAAGCGGAAATCGCCTTTGCGCGGCGGGTGCAGGCGGCGTTTGCCGCCGCTCCGGGGACCGGGACGGTGGGGCTCGACGGCAAGATGCTCGACATTCCGCACCTGAAGGCGGCGCAGCGGGTGCTGGCACAGGCCGAGGCGTTCGGCGTCGGCTGA